The genomic window AGTAATAGCatcatgtaataataataataataatctggaCTCACCACAGCGGGGGAGGGGACGTGGATGCTGGGGACGGACCGCGGTCTCACGTGATTGGCCAGGTGGCAGAGCACCACGCCGTCTGTCAGAGCGGCTCCCAGGTCGCTCGGCAGCGTCACCTTCAGACGAGCCTCGATGTTCTGCACATGAAACATCAGATCGTTTTTCACAGTCAGCCCCCTCACACAGACATTTACACCGATTCTCTTTTCTGAGGAAAATACTGCGCTCAATTCTGATCTCCATCACATTTTCAAGGTTTATTCACTTATTCATTTACCACTTGaagtgaaaatgtacaaaaaagtgtacaaaaaatatatatatgtatatgtgtatatatgcgtgtgtgtgtatatgtgtgtgtgtttatatgtgtatgtgACACGTGAATTAAAGGTTTAATAAAATCCCTCTGAgacaaaatgtgataaaatattaataaaacttAAGTGAGGAGGAAACTGAGAgaattaaatttattatttatttcttattattgtAGGTGACAGGTGAGCCACAGGTGTGTTTCTAGACAGAGCAGATTCAgggaaagcagcagcaggaagaccAACCTTTCGGAGCTGCTCCACCAGCTCAGCATCTTCTCCAaccagaggaggagcagcaggagcctCCTGAGCCGCAGGAGGAGCAGCCTcacctggagacacacacacagcaggagtCACACACTGTCAGCTCACGTGTCCTCATCTGACCTGATCACACCTCACCTGTCTTCACCTCACCTGTCAACGCCTGACCTGTCCACACCTGACCTGTCCACATCTGACCTGATCACACCTCACCTGTCTTCACCTCACCTGTCAACGCCTGACCTGTCCACACCTGACCTGTCCACATCTGACCTGATCACACCTCACCTGTCTTCAACTGGAGACCACACAGCAGGAGTCACACACTGTCAGCCCATAACTCACTTGTTCacacctgtcctcacctgtccacACCTGTCCACATGTTTCCACAGCTCACCTGTCCGCAGCTCAcctttcctcttctcctctctctgtcccagaCGAAACAGGAAGCTCTCCGGCCTCTGACTGGCTGTCCGACAGGAAGCCACGCCCCCTGAGGGGTAGGAAGGCGACTGATTggctggaagaaaaaaacacctggtcAGAGTCCCACAGGTCAAACAGGAAGAACACGAATCATTAAGGAGTCACCTCACCTGTTGGAGACAGAGCAGCTCTGTCCTCCccctgcagagacacaacacaGGACTTGTTAgacatctgacacacacacacacacagttttcattttttgttttgttttttgaagattattttttgggcttttttgcctttaatggacaggacagctTGAgcatgggggtggggggtggggtgggcaaagggccgaggccagaatcgaacctgcagccactgcagcgaggatacaacctctgtatatggagCGCTGCTCTATGTACTGAGCCACCAAGcgcccccccccacacacacacacactgttttgttttgtcattgaCAATCAAAGTCGGTGTCAGGCTGCCATTGGCTGGTAAGAGCTGGGGGCGGGGCTGCAGTTATGATTGACAGGGATCAACAGGTAACTGTGCTGACAGAGAACCTCGTCTGCTGCAGTTTAACTCGCCGCACACTCCCCTGTGTGCCTCCACAAAtctgttttatgaggtcacggtgacctttgacctctgaccaccaaattctaatcagctcatcaatGAGTCCGAGTGGACGCTTTATAGTGTTGGTCTCCGAGTCAAAGTCAAACACCagcacacactgagacacacagacagacagggacagacagagacagggacagacagagacagggacagacagagacagggacagacatgGAGGCAGAAAGGAGGTGGAGGAACGTACTCAAGCGAAAGTGAagtcaagaagaaaataacaagaCAAAAGAAGAGAAATACATGAAAGTTGAGGACAGGAGGAATAAAAAAGGACAGGTAAAGACAGAGAATAAGAAGAAAAGTTAGTCCAGAAAGCAGATTCAGTTTGTACCTCCTGGTTGGAtcaaaaattcagtttcaaTTATAAATCTTCTGATTTtcaacatgaaaatgtttcatatttatttaaatcacaaaaatctggattaaagtttatttgtcttcatttttcattgaaaCTGCACAATGTTTTGACATTGTTCCCATCAGCTCTCATCCTCTGTGTAAACCTGTTTCCTGTTGTTTCATTAATtactataataattataataactttaataaCTTTAACTATAATAACAAGAGACCCCcttcactgtttatttttgctaaaaacagaaaccagaCTCAGTTTCAGTGCAGCAACAGCTGATTAGCTGCAGATCAGCAGTTGCAGCTGATtagctgcagctgagcagcagctgagtggCTGCCCTCATCTGTAACACCTGTTcacccaaataaaaaacaaaagctcagAGACGCACACTCACAGCTCCGGCGGGCAGCGTTGCCGAGTGTTAtgtctggcacctggtcgctaCCTATCCATAAAGTCCCGCCCTCACCTGAGCATGGTGGGGGGACACGCccacaaacagcaaacacaggaaatgaaaacaaacagtaaacacaGCTCCACACTCTGAGCGCTCACCCACAGGACTCTGTCAGTCTGCAGGAAAATCCTGCAGTTTCAGATGTTTGTTTAAAACGCCACCTGAACCAGACCTCACACACCAACGAAGAAGAAGACTGACAGGAGGACTGACAGGAGGACTGACAGGAGGACTGACAGGAGGACTGGCAGGAGGACGGAGGGTCTGTGGGTTGTGGTGACAGAATGATGGCGTGATGATGAATAAGTGGCAGGTGTGTTCATGCTGTCAGTTAGAGGAAACCAGCTGATTAAAATCATTCAGATTTATACTGTGATCAATGTTTCAGCTCCGCCCTGAAAAATCATTCACTTCACTAACAGAGCTCTTAATAGATGaataaacttaaaacaaaagcttatagttagggctggctcaggcctGCCATGGACCAGCCCTTAATAAAGCTGACTTCCTCTGATACCTTGAGCTCTTTTCTTGTCTCACAGCTAAATTGGAACATTAAATAGGTTTACATGAACCTTTTTgcaggcttttattgtgaaatagtCACAGGAAATGTTCCATTCTCATGTACAGTTTCTGGTGATCAAACATAAATTTGAATGATGAACatcagttttttatattttaagttgttAGTAGATTTTTGGGGGGCGTGGCCAAACTCTTACCACAAAGAGGGCGGAGTCATCTGTGTGGGTGGAGCGTCTGGAAGGGTAGACgttctgaacacacacacacacacatacacacacacacacacacacacacacacacacacacacacacacacacacagacaaacaggtaaagacagacaggtgagggtAAACGTGTGGAGGGGTGTGGCCTACATGGGATGGGGCGGGGCTAAGACACATAGTATGTCTATGTCTCCACAGGTACAgagtttttcctctgtgtttcttGTCCACACACTGAGTTTTGGGTCTGTagtgatttttgtgatttttgtgatttaCTGTTTCTCTGAGAAGTTTTGAAAGACTGAtctaagacattttaataccgtgacagtgatactcaacttatggccagcgggccaaatctggcctctgaTAGGGCCCTttgtggccccccaaccattttctagttaacaataaatataaagtgattcacacagtgaactgtttttgtccttttagtatcAATAAGGTGCCACagggcataaaacagcatcaaaatgagcccccacaccccctgacagaggacacagctgagaccctaatgtcctaaaatcctacaaatgtcctaaaatcctgtcattttgaaaaaaaggcctcaaagcaaagtaagttgagtatctctgttttaagatattttattaCCAAttaaggatgatttttttttttaaagtaatgaatTTAACTCCTTTACAGAGCTTTGATTTTAGGAGCTGCTGTTGCTGAAGCAGATTTATTTAGATATATTCAGTGACTCTGTaaacttgcttttatgtgatgtgtttttaaaaattctgttattATTACTCTGTCTGGTCATGTGATGGTTGTGCAGTGACTCAGTGGAGGGGtccatggtgtgtgtgtgtgtgtgtgtgtgtgtgtgtgtgtgtgtgtgtgtgcgtgtgtgtgtgtgtgtgtgtgtgtgcgtgtgtgtgtgtgtgtgtgtctcacctcgTGGTCTGGACTGGACTTTGTTGGATTCTGAGCTGCTTtatgctgaaaaacaacaacaacaacaaaaatgatagTTAGTCTTCCAGCAGAAACATCTTCACTGTCAGCTTTTAACCACCATTGATTGTCCTCATCAGATCTCCTTTTCATCACAAgtaaacagctttttaaaatatattatttaataaaacaatgaattcagaacaggattagaacttAATATTTAGATATAACGTAggaactgtttgttatttatgagaggggagaggTTGCAAAAAGAGGGacgcatgtcaaataattttttaagcactgaggagggacttctgttttttattttgcctttttgttctttaaatgtttttttggcaattttaaagaaaaaatgttgagatTTTCTGTCTTGAAagttttgacaatttttaaagaaaatgtgggcaattttcttttaattatttttggaataaaattttaaagaaaaaatagattgctaaaacaaaatgttttcatttttgataatttttaaagagcaaatgtgggctttttttcattcaaaaatatatgGCAAACTTTGagtaaaatttgcattttttttcttttaaagggtgtttttaaagattatttattttacatttatcatcgtcataaaatgcaaaatggtaTTCGCAAATTCTATGACTTTCCTTTTTCATGTCTGTCCGAACCCTGCGAGTCAGTCTCGAGTCTTCGCAATCTAGTCCAAAGTCAGGACTGACAAGTCAGAGGTCAAGTCCCAAGTCTAAAGCTTTGAGTTTGGAGTAAACGAGTCACACTGCGCTCCTCACTGAAAGTGACTTCAACATCAGAGGAATGATTCATATTTATCAAACTGAGTGTGTTACCATGGTAACGTCATCAGGGGGACATACCTTAGTGAAGCTGGACGCCGAGTCTTTCTGCAGGGACCGagtcctctgtctctcctcatcGTACCTCAGAGCCGCCAGCTGAGcctccctcctcatcctctccacTCCACCTGAACCTACAGCACCTCCTCTCTGAGGGACGGAGacggagacggagacagagacagagacagagacaaagagacagatagacagatatgAGCAGCCTGGATTTGTACTCGATAGTCTCTCCAGTCGTACAGATATTTTTTCCCCCGGTTTAAAAAACGACTCCATCCTCACAACATCACAGAAAACCTCTGACCGCTTGCCGCTGCTCCATCTGCATCTCCATCTCGCCAACAGCTCTGCTGTGGCTCTATtgacagctctgcagcagctctactAACAACTCTGCTGCGGCTCTATTGACAGCTCTGCGGCGGCTCTACTGACAGCTCTGCGGCGGCTCTACTGACAGCTCTGCGGCGGCTCTGCTGacagctctgctgcagctctacTGACAACTCTGCTGACAGCTCTACTGACAGCTCTGCTGTGGCTCTATTGACAACTCTGCTGACAGCTCTGCGGCAGCTCTACTGACAACTCTGCTGACAGCTCTGCTGCGGCTCTACTGACAACTCTGCTGACAGCTCTGACAGCTCTGCTGTGGCTCTACTGACAGCTCTGCTGTGGCTCTATTGACAACTCTGCTGACAGCTTTGCGGCGGCTCTACTGACAACTCTGCTGACAGCTCTGCGGCGGCTCTACTGACAACTCTGCGGCGGCTCTGCTGACAGCTCTGCTGCGGCTCTACTGACAACTCTGCTGACAGCTCTGCGGCGGCTCTACTGACAGCTCTGCGGCGGCTCTGCGGCGGCTCTGCTGGCGGCTCTGCTGACAGCTCTGCGGCGGCTCTACTGACAACTCTGCTGACAGCTCTGCTGCGGCTCTGCTGACAGCTCTG from Plectropomus leopardus isolate mb unplaced genomic scaffold, YSFRI_Pleo_2.0 unplaced_scaffold1952, whole genome shotgun sequence includes these protein-coding regions:
- the LOC121965310 gene encoding DISP complex protein LRCH3-like — translated: MEMQMEQRQARGGAVGSGGVERMRREAQLAALRYDEERQRTRSLQKDSASSFTKHKAAQNPTKSSPDHENVYPSRRSTHTDDSALFVGEDRAALSPTANQSPSYPSGGVASCRTASQRPESFLFRLGQREEKRKGELRTGEAAPPAAQEAPAAPPLVGEDAELVEQLRKNIEARLKVTLPSDLGAALTDGVVLCHLANHVRPRSVPSIHVPSPAV